A region from the Trueperaceae bacterium genome encodes:
- a CDS encoding S8 family peptidase, with product MKRTLVPLVVLVMLAALAACGGEPPRRLGSISGSLVYPGSMGAAARAALPLSSAPVVATARNDLGRGRAPQVVPGEVLVFLAPDARAQAFDASSFGMTAVRALPTAGAGARLMRAEGLDQAGTVRLAERVAREPGVVAAFPNWVLHAFKTPDDEHFPLQWHYGAMNLPAAWDSEDGSSNAVTVAVVDSGYVAHPDLVPNLLPGYDFISDPSSAGDGDGRDADPWDEGGESGYHGTHVAGTVAAATDNATGVAGVSWGAKVVPVRVLGVTGSGSTADILDGTAWAAGKAVPGVPANVNPARVINLSLGGDLGQPCPAELGDFFTALADEGTIVVVAAGNDNVDAATTFPASCAGVITVGATGPANTRAPYSNYGAVIDVMAAGGDVSRSFQWGGSTYPAGVLSTLAEETPGGLMATYAFYQGTSMASPHVAGIAALMLSRDPGLGFADVRDRLKLAATPLDAADCERPSGTACGAGLVDAAKALVAGGTPPEPPGPPTTAKLTTYVAALYCDLGCYDFDLEHSKLVEVEVTSSVVPYVIGTLEPGVYVAAAWQDLDRDGEIDDGEPFGVFGAAPGGSPITVQAGEDKRDVIIVMTPLTLSDLLAPNAAGSRIGPLGALERLPR from the coding sequence ATGAAGCGCACGCTCGTCCCACTGGTCGTCCTCGTGATGCTAGCGGCCCTCGCCGCGTGCGGCGGCGAGCCGCCGCGCCGGTTGGGGTCCATCTCGGGTAGCCTCGTCTACCCCGGCTCCATGGGCGCCGCGGCGCGCGCCGCCCTGCCGCTGAGCTCCGCTCCGGTGGTGGCGACCGCCCGCAACGACCTCGGCCGCGGCCGCGCGCCCCAAGTGGTGCCCGGCGAGGTGCTCGTGTTCCTCGCGCCCGACGCGCGCGCGCAGGCGTTCGACGCGAGCTCCTTCGGCATGACCGCCGTCCGCGCTCTGCCCACCGCCGGCGCCGGGGCGCGGCTCATGCGGGCCGAGGGACTCGACCAGGCCGGGACCGTACGCCTGGCGGAGCGCGTGGCACGCGAGCCCGGCGTCGTGGCCGCCTTCCCGAACTGGGTGCTCCACGCCTTCAAGACCCCCGACGACGAGCACTTCCCGCTCCAGTGGCACTACGGCGCCATGAACCTCCCGGCCGCGTGGGACAGCGAGGACGGAAGCAGCAACGCCGTCACCGTGGCCGTGGTGGACTCGGGCTACGTGGCGCACCCCGACCTGGTGCCCAACCTGCTGCCCGGCTACGACTTCATCAGCGACCCGAGCTCCGCCGGCGACGGCGACGGCCGCGACGCCGACCCGTGGGACGAGGGCGGCGAGTCCGGCTACCACGGCACGCACGTGGCCGGGACCGTGGCGGCGGCGACGGACAACGCCACGGGCGTGGCCGGCGTGAGCTGGGGCGCCAAGGTCGTGCCGGTGCGCGTGCTCGGCGTCACCGGCAGCGGCTCGACGGCCGACATCCTCGACGGCACCGCCTGGGCGGCCGGCAAGGCGGTGCCGGGCGTTCCCGCTAACGTCAACCCGGCCAGGGTCATCAACCTGAGCCTGGGCGGCGACCTCGGCCAACCGTGCCCGGCCGAGCTGGGGGACTTCTTCACCGCCCTCGCCGACGAAGGCACGATCGTCGTGGTGGCCGCCGGCAACGACAACGTCGACGCGGCCACGACCTTCCCCGCCAGTTGCGCCGGCGTCATCACCGTCGGCGCCACGGGCCCCGCCAACACCCGCGCCCCGTACTCGAACTACGGCGCCGTCATCGACGTCATGGCCGCCGGCGGCGACGTCAGTCGCAGCTTCCAGTGGGGCGGGAGCACCTACCCGGCGGGCGTGCTCAGCACCCTGGCGGAGGAGACCCCCGGTGGGCTGATGGCCACCTACGCCTTCTACCAGGGGACCTCGATGGCGAGCCCGCACGTGGCGGGCATCGCCGCGCTGATGCTGTCGCGCGACCCGGGCCTGGGTTTCGCCGACGTGCGGGACCGCCTCAAGCTGGCGGCCACGCCCTTGGACGCGGCCGACTGCGAGCGACCGTCGGGCACGGCCTGCGGCGCCGGGCTGGTGGACGCCGCCAAGGCCTTGGTCGCGGGCGGCACCCCACCCGAGCCGCCGGGGCCGCCGACGACGGCCAAGCTGACCACCTACGTGGCCGCCCTGTACTGCGACCTCGGGTGCTACGACTTCGACCTCGAGCACTCCAAGCTCGTGGAGGTGGAGGTCACGTCGAGCGTCGTCCCCTACGTCATAGGGACGTTGGAGCCCGGCGTCTACGTGGCCGCGGCGTGGCAGGACCTCGACCGCGACGGCGAGATCGACGACGGGGAGCCGTTCGGGGTCTTCGGCGCGGCCCCCGGCGGCAGCCCCATCACCGTGCAGGCGGGCGAGGACAAGCGCGACGTGATCATCGTGATGACGCCGCTGACGCTGTCGGACCTGCTCGCCCCGAACGCTGCCGGTTCGCGGATCGGCCCGCTGGGCGCGCTCGAGCGGCTACCGCGCTGA
- a CDS encoding deoxyhypusine synthase family protein, with product MTPTHDDRHAATKGAQGPIGAFLRHHYRHFNAAALIDAADAYRHHLDAGGAMMITLAGAMSTAELGLSLAEMIRQDKVQIITCTGANLEEDVYNLIAHDFYERVPHYRDLTPQDEQALLDRHLNRVTDTCIPEGEAMRRLEGALVDEWTRADRAGERLFPHEVLYRILLSGRLEQNYQIDPKDSWLLAAAQKNLPIVVPGWEDSTSGNMYAAHNLMGEIKNVHTVKTGIEYMMFLADWYTEMAAKRSVGFYQIGGGIAGDFPICVVPMLEQDMRRPTPLWGYFCQISDSTTSYGSYSGAVPNEKITWGKLGIDTPKFIIESDATIVAPLMFALILGQ from the coding sequence ATGACCCCGACCCACGACGACCGCCACGCCGCCACTAAGGGCGCGCAAGGCCCCATCGGCGCCTTCCTGCGCCACCACTACCGCCACTTCAACGCCGCCGCGCTGATCGACGCCGCGGACGCCTACCGTCATCATCTCGACGCGGGCGGCGCCATGATGATCACGCTGGCGGGCGCCATGAGCACCGCCGAACTCGGGTTGTCGCTCGCGGAGATGATCCGCCAGGACAAGGTGCAGATCATCACCTGCACGGGCGCCAACCTCGAGGAGGACGTCTACAACCTGATCGCGCACGACTTCTACGAGCGCGTGCCGCACTACCGCGACCTCACGCCCCAGGACGAGCAGGCCCTGCTCGACCGCCACCTGAACCGCGTGACCGACACGTGCATCCCCGAGGGCGAGGCCATGCGGCGCCTGGAGGGGGCGTTGGTCGACGAGTGGACGCGCGCCGACAGGGCCGGCGAGCGGCTCTTCCCGCACGAGGTCCTCTACCGCATCCTGCTGTCGGGCCGGCTCGAGCAGAACTACCAGATCGACCCGAAGGACTCCTGGCTCCTCGCAGCGGCGCAGAAGAACCTGCCCATCGTCGTGCCGGGCTGGGAGGACTCGACCAGCGGCAACATGTACGCGGCGCACAACCTGATGGGCGAGATCAAGAACGTGCACACCGTGAAGACCGGCATCGAGTACATGATGTTCCTCGCCGACTGGTACACGGAGATGGCCGCGAAGCGCTCGGTGGGCTTCTACCAGATCGGTGGCGGCATCGCCGGCGACTTCCCCATCTGCGTCGTGCCCATGCTCGAGCAGGACATGCGGCGCCCCACCCCCCTGTGGGGCTACTTCTGCCAGATCAGCGACTCCACCACGAGCTACGGCTCGTACTCGGGCGCCGTGCCCAACGAGAAGATCACCTGGGGCAAGCTCGGGATCGACACGCCCAAGTTCATCATCGAATCCGACGCCACCATCGTGGCGCCTTTGATGTTCGCGCTGATACTCGGGCAGTGA
- a CDS encoding DUF2961 domain-containing protein: MLETLIHPRKGLRARSSSWDPTGGNADFVAVAPGESHDLLDVAGAGTVKHIWLTLNTENRNYLRDLVIEMRWDGATHPAVATPLGDFFALGHARATSLTSLPITVVAGGRSGQLNMAAFNCWWQMPFGSGARISIRNEGEAPVSHLYYYVDYDSLDAAESPLRFHAHYRQERPTEATIDLSREDGDWSDVMKLRNPSAEGNYVILDTEGAGHYVGCLLNVDHINPIRSQGWFGEGDDMIFVDGRPGTGAPARPESAEGANDAWPPTLHGTGTEDYFGAAWCYPAGQQNTPFHGVSLAGEGEGKVLDYGGKWSMYRFHVTDPVMFERSVRVTIEHGHANCHADDFSSVAYWYQTPRAAPLPPLPPAAERRPLTDRESFAAFLRTRV, from the coding sequence ATGCTCGAGACCCTCATCCACCCCCGCAAGGGCCTGCGCGCCCGCAGCTCCAGCTGGGACCCCACCGGCGGCAACGCCGACTTCGTGGCGGTCGCGCCCGGCGAGTCGCACGACCTCCTCGACGTGGCCGGCGCCGGCACGGTCAAGCACATCTGGCTGACGCTCAACACGGAGAACCGCAACTACCTGCGCGACCTCGTCATCGAGATGCGTTGGGACGGCGCCACCCACCCGGCCGTAGCCACCCCGCTCGGCGACTTCTTCGCCCTCGGTCACGCTCGCGCGACCTCGTTGACGAGCCTGCCGATCACGGTGGTCGCGGGTGGGCGCTCCGGCCAGCTCAACATGGCCGCCTTCAACTGCTGGTGGCAGATGCCGTTCGGCTCGGGCGCCAGGATCTCCATCCGCAACGAGGGCGAGGCGCCCGTGTCGCACCTCTACTACTACGTCGACTACGACTCCCTGGACGCGGCCGAGTCGCCGCTGCGCTTCCACGCCCACTACCGCCAGGAGCGCCCGACCGAGGCCACCATCGACCTGAGCCGCGAGGACGGCGACTGGTCGGACGTGATGAAGCTCCGCAACCCCTCGGCGGAGGGCAACTACGTGATCCTCGACACGGAGGGCGCCGGGCACTACGTGGGCTGCCTCCTGAACGTGGATCACATCAACCCCATCCGCAGCCAGGGCTGGTTCGGGGAGGGCGACGACATGATCTTCGTCGACGGCCGCCCCGGCACGGGCGCCCCCGCCCGCCCCGAGTCGGCGGAGGGCGCGAACGACGCCTGGCCCCCCACCCTCCACGGCACGGGCACCGAGGACTACTTCGGGGCCGCCTGGTGCTACCCGGCCGGGCAGCAGAACACGCCGTTCCACGGCGTGAGCCTCGCCGGCGAGGGCGAGGGCAAGGTCCTCGACTACGGCGGGAAGTGGTCCATGTACCGCTTCCACGTCACCGACCCCGTCATGTTCGAGCGCTCCGTGCGGGTGACCATCGAGCACGGTCACGCCAACTGCCACGCGGACGACTTCAGCAGCGTGGCCTACTGGTACCAGACGCCGCGCGCCGCGCCGCTCCCCCCGCTCCCGCCGGCGGCCGAGCGGCGCCCCCTCACCGACCGCGAGAGCTTCGCGGCGTTCCTGCGCACGCGGGTCTGA
- a CDS encoding M81 family metallopeptidase, translating to MRVFAAAINTETNTFSPFPTTLADFTVVRPAQAAASGFAEEPGLEETRRLTLERGWEFHFGLQAAAQPAGVTTRAAYEGLRDELLERLRAALPVDLVILPLHGAMVAEGYLNCEVDLARRVRTVVGPNVPIGVSLDLHCHLSQDLLDAADVVVTYKEYPHTDMGARAADLFELTVGTAAGRVRPTMALFDCRAIGLYPTEPQPLRGFVDAMLAAEARGEALSLSLGHGFPWGDVPDQGTKLLAVTDDDPEGAARLAREWGERFYAIRREAPFRPLGLHEALDRALAAERGPVVVADQADNPGGGAPGDSTFALAALLARGATDAALGMIYDPETVRLATAAGVGATVRVKLGGKQAPGAASGRPVEADATVLALSPALVQDWPQAGERLEMACGAAAALRLGGVDVVVNDKRGQVFSPDVFTNLGIDASAKRLLVVKSTQHFYAGFAPVASEVVYLGGPGALAPRMTDIPLVNADTDKYPWVEDPLGLG from the coding sequence GTGCGCGTGTTCGCGGCGGCCATCAACACCGAGACGAACACCTTCTCGCCCTTCCCCACGACCCTGGCCGACTTCACGGTGGTGCGGCCCGCCCAGGCGGCCGCCTCCGGCTTCGCCGAGGAGCCAGGCCTGGAGGAGACCCGCCGCCTGACGCTCGAGCGCGGCTGGGAGTTCCACTTCGGCCTGCAGGCCGCCGCGCAGCCGGCCGGCGTCACGACGCGCGCGGCCTACGAGGGCCTGCGGGACGAACTCCTCGAGCGGCTGCGCGCCGCCCTCCCGGTCGACCTCGTCATCCTCCCGCTGCACGGCGCGATGGTGGCCGAGGGGTACCTGAACTGCGAGGTGGACCTGGCGCGGCGCGTGCGGACGGTGGTGGGGCCGAACGTGCCCATCGGCGTCAGCCTCGACCTCCACTGCCACCTCTCGCAGGACCTGCTCGACGCCGCCGACGTGGTGGTGACGTACAAGGAGTACCCCCACACCGACATGGGCGCTCGTGCGGCGGACCTGTTCGAGCTCACGGTCGGCACGGCCGCCGGCCGCGTGCGGCCCACCATGGCCCTCTTCGACTGCCGCGCCATCGGCCTCTACCCCACCGAGCCCCAGCCGCTGCGCGGCTTCGTCGACGCCATGCTGGCGGCGGAGGCGCGCGGCGAGGCGCTGTCGCTGTCGCTCGGCCACGGCTTCCCGTGGGGCGACGTGCCGGACCAGGGCACCAAGCTGCTGGCCGTCACCGACGACGACCCGGAGGGCGCGGCGCGCCTGGCGCGCGAGTGGGGGGAGCGCTTCTACGCCATCCGGCGCGAGGCGCCGTTCCGCCCGCTCGGGCTTCACGAGGCGCTGGACCGCGCCCTCGCCGCCGAGCGCGGGCCCGTGGTGGTCGCCGACCAGGCCGACAACCCGGGCGGCGGGGCACCCGGCGATTCCACCTTCGCGCTGGCGGCGCTGCTAGCGCGCGGCGCGACCGACGCCGCCCTGGGCATGATCTACGATCCCGAGACGGTGCGGCTCGCCACAGCAGCCGGCGTGGGCGCCACGGTGCGCGTGAAGCTCGGGGGCAAGCAGGCGCCCGGCGCCGCCTCCGGTCGCCCCGTGGAGGCAGACGCCACCGTGCTGGCCCTCAGCCCCGCCCTCGTGCAGGACTGGCCGCAGGCGGGCGAGCGCCTCGAGATGGCGTGCGGCGCGGCCGCCGCGCTCCGGCTCGGCGGCGTCGACGTGGTCGTGAACGACAAGCGCGGTCAGGTGTTCAGCCCCGACGTCTTCACCAACCTGGGCATCGACGCTTCCGCCAAGCGCCTGCTGGTGGTGAAGTCGACCCAGCACTTCTACGCCGGCTTCGCTCCGGTGGCCAGCGAGGTCGTCTACCTGGGCGGTCCCGGGGCGCTGGCGCCCCGCATGACCGACATCCCCCTCGTGAACGCGGACACGGACAAGTACCCGTGGGTCGAGGACCCGCTCGGTTTGGGCTGA